The sequence ATCAGCTGGTCTTTATCACCATTAGGTCTCCAGCACATCTGCGTAGAGGGGCCAGTGGAAGGAGCAAAATCCAGCAGAAGGGGTAAAGTGCCCAGTAGTCAAGGCATTATCTAGGAAAGGGAGAGACACAGCAGCAGGTCATTGGACTTGCTGGTAGGCACATGTAACATACTCCTTGGGTTTTTCCATAAATATGAAGGGCAACTGGAGGGTTGGGGCATTCCTTGTGCAGATAGGCTCAGCTACAGAGTCCAGACATTACCTCCTTTGATGCCCACAGCAGCCCTGTAAGACatgtattatcttcattttaaagatgactaGGCTGGCTTTAAAGAAATGTATCTGTAATAATTACCAAGTTTGTACTTCTAAATAAGATATCCAGAAGTAACAAGATTTTTATGTCTTCCAGTTGTGTCTCCAGTATTTATTAATTGTCCCCATTCCCTTTATAAGCTGACTGGCAaggtttttattactttttttctgacacatataatatatatgtattcatttcagaaaaatgagaaaagccagataatttaaaaaattaaagaaaataaaaagtaccaACAACTCTACTACATAGAAATAAAcattctggtttttatattttcataattttttctatTCATATAGACAGTATAAATACGCATGCTTTTAAATGAGATTATATTATCTATAGATtgctttttaaactgttttattaaCTTTACAATATGTAATAAACTCTTTTCATGCAAATTGATGAAACTCCCCTGCTGACAGGAAAACTTACAGACCAGGTCAAAACAAAATCTCCAATCAGAAAACAACACAGAACACAAAAAGATTCACAATAAAAGGTACATCAAGAAAATGCAAGTTTGGAAAGCAGGGGGTTTACAATTATTAACCTTAGGGTTCAAGGCATAAGGCAAAAATCATCATGATGGTCATGGTGAGGGGGGTCCCCTATAAGAATGCGCAGACTGTACCTTAACTGAAGCTCCCTAATTTTCCTCCTTAGCTCTCTCATCTCCTCCATGAAACGTTCCATATCATCTGCATCTCCATCTATCATATCAATGTTATTGACAAATCTATTGGGCTCATTCCCTCCAAAATCCTGGGCAGGTGGAGCCCAACCCCCTCTAATATTTCCTTCAGCCTCCTGGGCTTCACCACCTCCCAAAGGGCGGGCTTCCTCTCCATTCTGCACGGGAACCTGCTCCCCTCCTTCGTTTTCCTGGGGGACGTTTTCCATTTGGAgagttctgttgtttttttttttttctctcctgtttcTTCTTCCTAGGAGACAAAATACGAGAGCAGGGATTGGAGGCTTGGTAACAAGAAGATTCAGAGTTCTGACTGGCAAAGGTTTTCCCACCTGAGAGACTTCGTGCTCCCTCTAGGGGGCTCCCCAGCCCCAGTCCCTCCCTCCCCTCAAACCCACCATTTTCCTTGTAAATTCTTCCCCAGGCCCCACGAGGCACCAAAATGGAGGACCGGCGGTGGGCGGGGCTGGAACTGAGGCTGAAAAGGGATTCTTATATATCCTCCAGGGGCTCTCCAAACCTCGACCCTTTTTTCTTCACCAATCTTCGGCCCACCGTTTTCATCTACAATGTCTGCCACGTTTCTCCTGCGCTTAACTCGGGCAGAAGGGCTGTTAGATTCCCAGATTCTGTTCCGATTCTTGATAACCCCACCAAAGATGGACCCTGGCAGCCCCCTACCTGCAGGGATCAGAGGCTGTTATTCCTCTCTTAGCCTTGAGATCTGCAACGCCAACGGACCTAAAGACCTGCAGACAGAAATGCGACAATGGCCGGGACTGATCACTCGATCAAAGTATGGGGGCACCAAATCCGTTCTTGATTTAGGGCTCTACTTATCAAATGTTGCCACCTTCTGGTTCTCCCCCATCCCGTCTCAGGCTTCTTTTGCTGCCCTATGAAGCACTACTccgccgccccccacccccgcaaTGTCCACCGTAATCAAGATGATTATTTCCAAcctatttttaatcttttctttaggCCTCCTATCTCCACCGTCTCAAACCACCCGTCACCTGattatcatttttttgttgttgttcctaaATGGGACGGGGGAGTCAGAGCTTGCTGGGTTTGTTTATCAAGAATTCCAAGCTGGGTATCAACCAGGCAGCTCTGGGACCCACTGTCCTCTCTCGAGCTCTCTTTCTTCCACTGCCCACCATTTTATGCACCAAGATGGACGAAGGGCCGAGTGGTAGTGTGGGCAGTGCAAGCCAGGACCTGCTGTGGTCTCGACGTTTTGTCATTCTTACCCCAAGATCCGCAAGCAGAACCCACGCTTACACTAACCTCCAAGGGCCAGAAACAGTTTCTCGTTCCCCGCCTCTTTCCCTGGGTCAGAAGCCCGCCGGCTCAACAGTCTGCCTCGCAATAGAGAGCTGGTCCCCAGACCAAACCCCCGCAGCCCAGCATTTCCGGCTCCAAAATGGACTGAGGGTGAAGAGATGCCTGGAATGCAGACCCCGACCTGCTGTAGGGTCCGCTTTCCCAACACCTGGGGTCGCCGGCAGCGCACCCTTCGCGCCGCCCTGCAAGAATCCAGTCGATTCCTCACCATGCCCTCCTCCGGCACTCCCCCTCCATCAGACACCGCCTGCTCGCCCGCCTCCTAGGACAGCGGATCTGGTATCGGTTCCCAACCTTTGACTCCTCCTGATCTCCTCCCCGAAGCCCTCCATTCCTCGCACTAAACGGGTGGTCGTCGGGGAAGAGGAAGGGATAATTTGTCCTGGAGCCGGTCTGGTCTTTGtcctccaccaccccaccccagtcaGTGCCCACCAACCTGCCACGGATCAGGGTTAGCTTCTACGACTTCCTCCTTCCCTGGGCTACAGGCTCGCCCGCCCTCGGGGCTATAGCGAGCCCGCCCACCGCCGCGAAAGGCTAGCAGACCGCAACTGGGAGGAGAAACTTCTCTAAATGTCGGCTCTGGGTCTCGTAAGGGCCACGTCACTGTGAGCTCAGATCCCCAATTACGGTTCACACCTGCAGTGCGGCAGGAGGGTGGGAGCTGGAGGTGGGCGGGGCCGCCTTTCTCCTCTTTTGGGActccgccccccgccccccaccccgctACCACCGCCCATTCCCCATCTATTTTTCCCATTTAGCAATCCTTGAGACCCAAGGAATCATAATATTTTGCAGCTTATATTtgcctttctctgacttctgctgGAGCTTCCGAAGAATTCTTTCTTCTAATTGTCTAAACGCCCAAT is a genomic window of Choloepus didactylus isolate mChoDid1 chromosome X, mChoDid1.pri, whole genome shotgun sequence containing:
- the BEX5 gene encoding protein BEX5 isoform X6; translated protein: MENVPQENEGGEQVPVQNGEEARPLGGGEAQEAEGNIRGGWAPPAQDFGGNEPNRFVNNIDMIDGDADDMERFMEEMRELRRKIRELQLRYSLRILIGDPPHHDHHDDFCLMP
- the BEX5 gene encoding protein BEX5 isoform X3; translation: MKWRGENWAFRQLEERILRKLQQKSEKGVNRNWGSELTVTWPLRDPEPTFREVSPPSCGLLAFRGGGRARYSPEGGRACSPGKEEVVEANPDPWQEAGEQAVSDGGGVPEEGMASLHPQSILEPEMLGCGGLVWGPALYCEADC
- the BEX5 gene encoding protein BEX5 isoform X2 encodes the protein MKWRGENWAFRQLEERILRKLQQKSEKGVNRNWGSELTVTWPLRDPEPTFREVSPPSCGLLAFRGGGRARYSPEGGRACSPGKEEVVEANPDPWQCEEWRASGRRSGGVKVHFGAGNAGLRGFGLGTSSLLRGRLLSRRASDPGKEAGNEKLFLALGGL
- the BEX5 gene encoding protein BEX5 isoform X4 gives rise to the protein MKWRGENWAFRQLEERILRKLQQKSEKGVNRNWGSELTVTWPLRDPEPTFREVSPPSCGLLAFRGGGRARYSPEGGRACSPGKEEVVEANPDPWQEAGEQAVSDGGGVPEEGMSILEPEMLGCGGLVWGPALYCEADC
- the BEX5 gene encoding protein BEX5 isoform X1, with the translated sequence MKWRGENWAFRQLEERILRKLQQKSEKGVNRNWGSELTVTWPLRDPEPTFREVSPPSCGLLAFRGGGRARYSPEGGRACSPGKEEVVEANPDPWQEAGEQAVSDGGGVPEEGMVRNRLDSCRAARRVRCRRPQVLGKRTLQQVGVCIPGISSPSVHFGAGNAGLRGFGLGTSSLLRGRLLSRRASDPGKEAGNEKLFLALGGL
- the BEX5 gene encoding protein BEX5 isoform X5; this translates as MKWRGENWAFRQLEERILRKLQQKSEKGVNRNWGSELTVTWPLRDPEPTFREVSPPSCGLLAFRGGGRARYSPEGGRACSPGKEEVVEANPDPWQVFRSVGVADLKAKRGITASDPCR